In Symmachiella dynata, the following are encoded in one genomic region:
- a CDS encoding polysaccharide biosynthesis tyrosine autokinase, whose amino-acid sequence MMQSNQEPNHYRNGNAGVPAYTNGGGGGGGGALVPVGNGMEPSPASMGGNEGAGQVDPKALLNAFRRRWFLAVTVGLFCGGSAAAAVYLLVPPNYVASSIVYIDATPGTVLQDSSSFSSDFDTFKRTQMFRALQRVVLDTALSEPVRNSELKRYGFKTIGDLPLIKAQAFPIDWLEARLSASGRQEEFFAIKMEYSEKPEELAEIVNAITQVYYRDIANESKLLDKKRIAMLIELSDDYEQETKKKLDEIAKLGRRLGITSEEELSLDIAADNAFSRELQQQYFDLTIMRYNLKLETRITEKIGDTVEENPDIQAEMIETLIDRDPKMADLLVKADAIEANIRRYEETLKDTENNSVLKSARREQETTQEAIAKYREELRPIIEQKIRESGNAQNPDDLPAEERIARMDVILEQLKEELDNRKIQKTQIVTDSFELQQLQKEAAKLEARTDEINNKIDVLKIELGAPDRIKVAQWAEVPRIKDWESLYKKSAMAGLGVFGLFVAAIVWFEFQAKRIDTLGDVTGGLNLRIMGALPQMPRWASQKSSKAKKTAKSAFWHSVLTESIDAARTVLIRDANVESTRLVMVGSAISGEGKTTLSCHLAASLARVGRNTLLVDCDFRKSNVHRVFGVEEQPGLSEVLLGTASLEEAIKSPSDDGPDVLPAGQFNSQLLAALAQDGLGKIFEELKKKYEFVVVDSSPVLPVTDSLMVAQHVDAVILSIRRDVSRRPKVAATRDRLAMLGVPVLGAVVIGLDGETSGYRSGYGGYGYGSRYGYGYQYNRSPEPTPSQS is encoded by the coding sequence ATGATGCAATCAAATCAAGAACCAAACCACTACCGAAACGGAAATGCCGGCGTTCCAGCGTACACCAATGGTGGTGGCGGTGGTGGTGGTGGAGCGCTCGTACCGGTTGGTAATGGCATGGAACCATCGCCGGCCTCGATGGGGGGCAATGAGGGAGCCGGTCAGGTTGATCCCAAGGCATTGTTGAATGCATTTCGTCGCCGGTGGTTTTTGGCGGTGACGGTCGGTTTGTTTTGTGGAGGGAGCGCAGCAGCTGCGGTGTACTTGTTGGTGCCGCCGAATTACGTCGCGTCATCCATCGTTTACATCGACGCCACACCAGGGACGGTGTTGCAGGATAGCAGTTCGTTTAGCAGCGATTTTGATACCTTCAAGCGAACGCAAATGTTCCGCGCGTTGCAGCGCGTCGTGTTGGATACCGCTTTAAGCGAACCGGTTCGCAACAGTGAACTGAAGCGATATGGGTTCAAAACAATCGGCGACCTACCGCTAATCAAGGCGCAAGCGTTTCCGATCGATTGGTTGGAAGCGAGACTCTCCGCGTCGGGACGCCAAGAGGAATTCTTTGCGATCAAGATGGAGTATAGCGAAAAACCGGAGGAGTTGGCGGAGATCGTCAACGCCATCACGCAGGTCTATTATCGCGACATTGCGAACGAATCGAAGCTCCTTGACAAAAAGCGGATTGCTATGTTGATCGAGTTGTCCGACGACTACGAGCAAGAGACCAAAAAGAAGCTTGACGAGATAGCAAAACTAGGGCGGCGCCTGGGCATTACCAGTGAAGAGGAACTTAGCCTGGACATTGCCGCCGACAACGCATTCTCCAGAGAGCTGCAGCAACAATACTTTGACCTCACGATCATGCGGTACAATTTGAAATTAGAGACCCGGATTACGGAAAAAATTGGGGATACCGTCGAGGAAAATCCTGATATTCAAGCCGAAATGATCGAGACACTCATCGATCGTGATCCGAAAATGGCTGACCTATTAGTCAAAGCCGATGCGATTGAGGCGAATATCCGTCGATATGAAGAAACATTGAAAGACACGGAAAACAACTCGGTGCTGAAGTCTGCACGCCGTGAGCAAGAAACAACTCAAGAAGCGATCGCAAAATACCGTGAAGAACTCCGGCCGATCATCGAGCAAAAAATCCGTGAAAGTGGCAACGCTCAAAACCCAGACGATTTACCCGCTGAGGAACGGATTGCGAGGATGGATGTTATCCTCGAGCAATTAAAAGAAGAGCTCGACAATCGGAAAATACAAAAAACACAGATCGTAACGGACTCGTTTGAATTGCAACAACTGCAAAAAGAAGCAGCCAAGTTAGAGGCTCGAACTGATGAGATCAATAACAAAATCGATGTGCTGAAGATTGAATTGGGTGCACCGGATCGAATTAAAGTCGCGCAATGGGCTGAAGTTCCGCGGATCAAGGATTGGGAATCGCTGTACAAAAAATCGGCGATGGCCGGCTTGGGCGTGTTTGGACTGTTTGTCGCCGCCATTGTTTGGTTTGAATTCCAAGCAAAACGGATTGATACCTTGGGCGACGTGACCGGCGGTTTGAACTTGCGAATCATGGGAGCCTTGCCGCAAATGCCGCGGTGGGCCAGCCAAAAATCCTCCAAGGCGAAGAAGACAGCCAAGAGTGCGTTTTGGCACAGCGTGCTGACCGAATCGATCGACGCGGCTCGGACGGTGTTGATTCGCGATGCGAATGTGGAATCGACCCGGCTGGTGATGGTTGGCAGCGCAATTTCCGGTGAAGGCAAAACAACGTTGTCCTGCCATCTGGCAGCCAGTTTGGCCCGTGTCGGCCGAAACACGTTGCTTGTCGACTGCGATTTCCGAAAATCCAATGTGCACCGAGTCTTCGGTGTCGAAGAACAACCCGGCTTGAGTGAAGTTTTGTTGGGGACAGCGTCGCTGGAAGAGGCGATTAAATCGCCGAGCGACGACGGCCCGGATGTCCTTCCCGCCGGTCAATTCAATTCGCAGCTATTGGCGGCACTGGCTCAAGATGGTTTGGGCAAGATCTTCGAAGAACTCAAGAAGAAATACGAATTCGTTGTCGTCGATTCCTCCCCAGTGTTGCCGGTCACCGATTCGTTGATGGTCGCCCAGCACGTGGATGCGGTGATCCTTTCGATTCGCCGCGACGTGAGTCGTCGTCCCAAAGTGGCCGCCACACGCGACCGGTTGGCCATGTTGGGCGTTCCGGTATTAGGCGCGGTTGTGATCGGTCTGGATGGTGAGACGAGCGGATACCGTTCCGGATACGGCGGTTACGGGTACGGTTCGCGCTATGGCTACGGCTACCAATACAATCGTTCGCCCGAACCAACACCTTCGCAATCGTAA
- a CDS encoding exosortase/archaeosortase family protein has protein sequence MGTSEKNSKPVFGVQVWVGLAVLLAAVMWAYWPTVTTMAGKWENDPQYSHGWLVPLFAIALLWLRWDKLEPENLKTSWWGVGLLVLGAAMRLGAGWINFDWFDGMSIIPTLAGLCMLFGGMAAMKWAWPAFAFLVFMVPLPFQVERMMMGPLRNLGTVTSSYVMQTLGLPAIAEGNIIHLGEHTIGVAEACSGLRMLVIFFALSAAVALIIDRNIWVRLLILASAIPIALISNIARITVTGMAYQLASPELAESLFHDWAGWLMMPFGLLLLWGELWLLSHLFIEESDDDYDSLAMGFSRTATAANPKDGGADSDAKGSGKIHLPLP, from the coding sequence TTCGGCGTCCAGGTTTGGGTTGGATTAGCCGTCCTGCTGGCAGCCGTTATGTGGGCCTATTGGCCGACGGTCACGACCATGGCGGGAAAATGGGAGAACGATCCCCAATACTCGCACGGTTGGCTGGTGCCGTTATTCGCAATTGCCTTGTTGTGGCTCCGCTGGGATAAGCTGGAACCGGAAAACCTCAAAACCAGTTGGTGGGGCGTCGGCCTGTTGGTGCTGGGGGCTGCGATGCGGCTGGGGGCTGGTTGGATCAACTTCGACTGGTTTGACGGGATGTCCATCATTCCGACACTAGCAGGCCTGTGCATGCTGTTCGGCGGTATGGCCGCCATGAAATGGGCCTGGCCGGCATTTGCCTTTTTGGTCTTTATGGTTCCGCTTCCGTTCCAAGTGGAACGGATGATGATGGGGCCGCTGCGAAATCTGGGCACCGTGACCAGTTCGTACGTGATGCAGACGCTCGGTCTTCCCGCCATCGCCGAAGGAAACATCATTCACCTGGGCGAACATACGATTGGTGTGGCCGAAGCGTGTAGTGGATTGCGGATGTTGGTGATCTTTTTTGCCCTGTCGGCGGCTGTGGCCTTGATCATTGATCGCAACATTTGGGTCCGGTTATTGATTCTAGCCAGCGCGATTCCGATTGCGTTGATCTCCAATATTGCACGGATCACCGTCACCGGCATGGCGTATCAGTTGGCCAGCCCTGAATTGGCGGAAAGCTTGTTCCATGATTGGGCGGGTTGGCTGATGATGCCGTTTGGACTGTTGCTACTTTGGGGAGAATTGTGGCTGCTTTCGCACCTGTTCATTGAGGAATCCGACGACGACTACGACTCGTTGGCCATGGGTTTCTCCAGGACGGCGACAGCGGCAAATCCCAAGGATGGTGGGGCCGATTCGGATGCGAAAGGGTCGGGCAAAATTCATTTGCCACTACCTTAA